A genome region from Bacilli bacterium includes the following:
- a CDS encoding YlxM family DNA-binding protein, translated as MMTADVLEKTLRINMLFDIYRTLLTEKQQTFLQYYFYDDYSLGEIAAEFQISRQAVYEHLKRAEQALEMYEAKLGLLSKQEKREHFLRKIGQFAALIPEHKRSELHGLIKALQEIDD; from the coding sequence ATCATGACTGCCGACGTTCTGGAGAAAACGCTGCGCATCAATATGTTGTTTGACATTTACCGAACGCTTTTAACCGAAAAGCAGCAAACGTTTCTGCAGTATTATTTTTATGATGATTATTCGCTGGGCGAGATAGCCGCCGAGTTTCAGATCAGCAGACAAGCCGTGTACGAACATCTGAAGCGCGCCGAGCAGGCGCTGGAGATGTATGAAGCGAAGCTTGGGCTGCTTTCGAAGCAGGAGAAGCGTGAACATTTCTTGCGGAAAATCGGGCAGTTCGCCGCATTGATTCCGGAACACAAACGGAGCGAACTGCACGGATTGATCAAGGCGTTGCAGGAAATCGACGATTGA
- the ftsY gene encoding signal recognition particle-docking protein FtsY, with protein sequence MGFFKKIKESLTATTDKFKEGLSKTRTAFVGRMEDLLSRHKKIDEAFYEELEEILIGADVGVNTVMELIDDVRSEVKKQKIEDAGELRPILTEKLIGLLAGDEATNALKIADQGLTVYLFVGVNGVGKTTSIGKLAHLFKEQGKKVVLAAGDTFRAGAIEQLEVWGERVGVPVIRQQAGADPAAVIFDAIKAAKKQDADILLCDTAGRLQNKVNLMEELNKIYRVIRREVPDGPHETLLVVDATTGQNAMSQAKIFGEKTGVTGLILTKLDGTAKGGIVIAIRRELKLPVKFVGLGEKMDDLEPFDSQSYVKALFAGLTEEVTE encoded by the coding sequence ATGGGTTTTTTCAAAAAAATAAAAGAAAGCTTAACGGCAACGACAGATAAGTTTAAAGAGGGTTTGAGCAAAACCCGCACCGCCTTCGTTGGCCGGATGGAGGATTTGCTGTCCCGCCACAAAAAGATTGATGAGGCGTTTTATGAGGAATTGGAGGAAATTTTGATCGGGGCCGATGTCGGAGTCAATACCGTCATGGAACTGATCGATGATGTGCGCAGCGAAGTGAAAAAACAAAAGATCGAAGACGCCGGAGAACTGCGGCCGATTTTAACCGAGAAACTGATCGGTTTGCTTGCAGGCGATGAAGCAACGAACGCGCTGAAAATCGCCGATCAGGGGCTTACGGTTTATTTATTCGTTGGGGTGAACGGCGTCGGCAAGACAACTTCCATCGGGAAGCTTGCGCATCTGTTTAAAGAACAGGGAAAAAAAGTGGTTCTGGCGGCAGGCGATACGTTCCGGGCCGGGGCGATCGAGCAGTTGGAAGTGTGGGGCGAACGTGTCGGCGTGCCGGTCATTCGTCAGCAGGCGGGCGCCGATCCGGCGGCGGTGATCTTTGACGCGATTAAGGCGGCGAAAAAGCAGGATGCCGATATTCTGTTGTGCGATACGGCCGGCCGCTTGCAGAATAAAGTCAATTTGATGGAAGAGTTGAATAAAATTTATCGCGTTATTCGCCGCGAAGTTCCCGACGGCCCGCATGAAACTTTGTTGGTCGTGGATGCCACGACCGGACAGAACGCGATGAGCCAGGCCAAAATATTCGGCGAAAAAACAGGCGTCACCGGCTTGATCTTGACCAAACTGGACGGCACAGCGAAAGGCGGCATCGTGATCGCCATCCGCCGCGAGCTCAAGCTTCCGGTCAAATTCGTCGGTCTGGGCGAAAAAATGGACGATCTCGAGCCGTTCGACTCGCAGTCATACGTCAAAGCGCTGTTTGCCGGCCTGACCGAGGAAGTAACAGAATAA